ACAGCTCATGAGgaatgggaaaaagggaaacGGCCTCGGGCTGTGCCACGGGAGGCTCAGCTtggacaccagcaggaatttccccacgGAAAGACGGAAAGGGTGGCCAGGTTTGGAaggggcagcccagggaggtttggagcctccatccctggaggtgtccagggaattcctggacatggcactcaaggctggggacaaggtggggatcgGGCACAGCTTGGACTCTTGGTCTTAGAGGCCTTTTTCAACGTGATTTATCCTGGCACTCAAAGCGCCCATGGCTAAACTGCCAAACCGCTTCCCTACGGCTCCCTGTCAATCCATGGCGAGCCGGTCACCTCCAGCCgagtgagctctgcagggccccTCGGAgctctcccacagctctgcagggccccTCGGAgctctcccacagctctgcagggccccTCGGagctctcccacagccctgcagggtcccCTCGGAGCTCTCCCACAGCCCCGCACCCGCCCCGCTGCTCGCTCcgttccctgtccccacccgTGTGACCGCTGCCCGCCcgctccctgcagctgctgcggCCCGTCCGGGGCTGTCCCTCCGCCCTCCatccccgccgctcccggctcGCTCCCCTCCCTCGGCCGCCGTCCCCTCACGGTGCCGCCGCCGGTACCTGGATGTGCCGCGGGCGGCCCGGGGCCAGCCCGGCCCGTAACACCCTGAGCATGGCCCCGGCTGCGGCTCCGGCTCCGGGCCCGCTCCCGGCTCCAGCCCCGGGTCGCTCCCGCCTCTTCCGGGGCCCCGCGCAGGCGCCGCGGCAGGAACCCCGAGGAAGGAATGAGGGACAGGAAGGTCACACCGAGCCCGTCCCGGCCCCTCACGGTGCCGGGCAGGACCCGGGGCAGGAATGAGGGACGGGAAGGCCACACCGAGCCCGTCCCGGCCCCGGGTCAGGAATGAGGGAAGGGAGGCTCCCATTGAACCCCTCCCGGCCCTCACGGAGCGGCGGTGCCGGCAGGAACCCCGGGAAGGAGTAAGGGAAGGGAGGCTCCCACCAAGCGCATCCCGGCTCCCATTGAGCCCATCCCGGCCCCTCACGGCCCTCACGGAGCGGCGGTGCCGGGAAGGAGCCCCGAGGAAGGAATGAGGGACGGGAAGGTCCCACCGAGCCCATCCCGGCCCCTCACGGTGCCGGGCAGAACCCGGGGCACGAACGAGGGAAGGGAGGCTCCCACTGAGCCCATCCCGGCTCCCCCTGGCCCCTCACGGAGCGGCGGTGCCGGGCAGGACCCGGTGCAGGGATGAGAGCCGGGAAGGTCCCACCGAGCGCATCCCTCGGGCCGGGCCCgtgccgggagcggggccgagGCAGCCGCGGAGCCCCGGGCTGTCACACGGAATTCTCCGCATTTCAGCCGAACCTTGAAGCAGGACGGAGCCCGGGACTGGCAGGAGTTTGGGAATGATGAGGAATTACAAACAGCTGtcccagggaaaggggaagaggagggtggGTGGGACACAGACACCCGTTAGGAACACGCtattaaatgttaaaatatacTCTTGACATAAAATGATTCCTCGGGAGCTGCCTTTCATACCTGCAaaggctccaggagcagctctgaaatAAAGAGGCTCTCTCCATACTCTGTTTGGTTCCATCAAACTTCtattttttgtggaaaatgcATGCTTACCTCCAGAAAGTGAGGGATTCCCGGAGAATCGCAGCGTGGTTCTGCTAAATCTCATCCCGTTCCACCCCTTCATGGGCAGGGTCACCTCCCAGAGCCTTTCCTTCACTGAATCgtttcaaagcaaaaataaataaactaataaTACAATAAACTAATAAATAAACTAATAATTCAAACTGAATAACGCACACATCCCTCTATGATGTAGAATAAACCAACAGACctcataaataataaataactttATTAAAGAAGTGCAGTTCCAGGTGTTTTTCCAGAGCACAACTTGTGGGATACTGGAGAACAGTCTGGTGTAGCAAAGGGAGCTGGAGGAAATATTCACCTGTCCCACTGTCAtttcaaaactctttttttatttcacataaaaatcTGAGCTGTCAGGTGAATTCTCCAtttaacagcagcagctctccaagATTCCTGCTCCAattccagcacagaaaacattGCTGCTGTTAATTACTGAGATTAGCTAATGAATTAACTGCAGAATCCACGTTGGCTCCAGGGGATGGAAGATGAGCCCAGGGTTGAGCTTTGATTTTAAGGGGTGTCCAAGCTCATTAAATTGTTCAATTATTGCCATTAATATTGATCACATCAATTATTGCCACTGATACTTCTCTAATTCAGGAAGAGACTACAAGCAAATAATTGTCCTTCCCTTTTCAGAGCTCAACAAAAGTGCTGCTGGTTGGGTCTGCACATTAATGAACAtccattaattaaaattaaataatctggAGAAACTGCAGGAAGATTAAATACAATTTAGAGGCTTTTTGGCCAAACAAATATTACTCTTAACTGACTAAATCTTATTTTATCATACAAACAGTACTTTTAAAGGCTACATTATAATGGAGCCTTGAATTTCTGTAGTGCTTTAATGCTATTAAATTACTTTATATTATTGAATGTTATTTAATTTACAGAAATTCTGCTACACCACAGGGATAGTTCTGTGTGGTAGAACAGCCCAGGGACTGAACACCAGGATTTTGCTGCTCTTCTAAACTCCTATCAAATGTACATTTGGGGTCATTCTACCCTCAGTAAAACACAAAGAACACAGAAAGGAGAGGGGCTCCTGTGTCCAGGGCTCTTCAGAACACAAGAAATGGTGAAATCATTCCAGTTAAACTCATTTCTCCCATGAATTTTTCCCATGAGTAACTCCTAGCTGCAGCTGATCTCAGGACACTTATTACTACAGGACaattaaagtaattaaataCTACAGACAATcctcaaaatggaaaatgatGGGCCAGctccacagaaaacaaacaaaggaTCAGGAATACAAAGTTGACAGTTCAGGCACAGGAAATGAGGTGCAAACTCAGCTTATTAACATAAAAACTCTGATAAATTTAAAGTTGCcatatttcagcatttcctcTCACTTCATGTGAGTGTGGGGGTTCTGTAACAATTTATAATTCTAAATAGATAATAGTGCTTTATAGTGTATTTAAGTTCTAGAAAATCAGTAATCATTTCAGCAAcccaaaagaaaggaaattcacTTTTGTGCAACTTAGagtgggaaggaggagctgcagcaccaggctgagATTGGTGCAGCTGGAACAGAACTGCAAATCCAAGCTGGTCTGAGCAGGATCAGAGATGTTCCATAAAGTGCTTTTAGGCAGAAAGATGTTGGGGTTGAATGGAGGGGGGAGCTGAGGTTTGAaggacaaggagcagcaggaggagcaaaGGCACAACACAGAACAGAGATTGGTCACAAATCCGGGTGTATTGTTAtggacacagcactgagcaccatccctgctccaggcaatctccagcccagggaagggggaCATTTATTTCCTGGAGCCCTTCAGGGGGAGAAGTGTTCCTTTGACATTCAGAGTCTCCAGGGAATCCCTGGGCATTCTGGATCCTGGAGCTCCAAGTGGCTTCTCTCTGGAAAAAACAACAATGCTCATGAGCTCTAtggaaaaaggaggaataaaacCTGCAGTTCCCCTTGGAACATTGCTCCACAActggattttccttctgctgctggaattgcCTCACCCTGCAGGATAGCAGGGAACTGTTTTTACCTTCTTGGTGCACTTTCCCTGGGGTTGTAATGGATGCTTCCAAATCTTGGGttttccacagcttccctgctcCGGCAAGGCCTGAACTTCATGATCTCCTTCTGCCACTCCTCATTAAAGGTGTCAGCCTCAGCTGAAAAGCAGattcatttatttgaaatgttcataaagagaggaaaaaaacatctaaTGAATATTAGGGGGGTTGAGCAGTGATTTTAAACTTTGTGGTCAACAATCCTCCACATGGCCTGCAACTGTTTTTGGAATTTGGATTTGGAGACTTTCAGTCTCAAAGTGCCTTTTAAGATATCTCAAGCTGCAACTTCCAAATCAAGTGTCAAACAGCTAAAGCCCATTAACTGCCCCAAAAAACCTACATTCATCCAGGTTGATGAATTCTTGGTTCATTTCCTCATCCCCAGTCCTGGCATTCCTGGATTTCCTGACCACATGAGCCCGGTCCTGGATGTGGTGACCGATGGCTATTTTCTCCACGCCACTTTCAGAATCCTTCAGggcttttcttgtttctttaatctgttaaaaaaaaaaaagggggaactGAGTGTCCTTCCAAGTAAAAATGAGGTAAAAGAGTTCAcaaccatggaatggtttggttggaagAGTTAAAGCCcatgcagtgccagccctgccatggtgacacctcccagcctggcctgggacactgccagggatccagggacagctcctctgggaacaATTTCCTTCCAATATCCCCTCCTAGCCTGCCCtctgcagtgggaagccattcccccttgcctGGCACTCCAGGCCCACACTAAGGGCTATTTCCTCCCCCAACAGTTCTGTATCTCTCCTTTTAAAAAGTCAGGTTTTCCCATTCTCTCATTTCCTGTGTTGTCTGCAAACAAACCatcaaaacacaaataaaatgtttgcttttgctCACCAGAGAGGAAGATGAAACAACACCTCAAGTCTTCAAACTGGGTATTAATTACTGGGGAAAAACCCCTCAGTTctaaaaagtttaaaatcatTCTCCTTGGCAACAGAAGGAGAACAGCTGGTGCCAAAATTCCCAGCATGAGGAACAACCAATTCTTGGGCTGTGGTGTTGAGTGGCTTGGAAGGCAGGCTGGCCCTTATCAGTGCTCTGGTTTATTATTAGAAGCCTGGGATAACAgggtgtgctggagctgggacacattcccagcccctcctgcctcagGGATCCTGTCTGTGCTTCcatgggctgtgccagctccacatccccactccagctcccagcaggatgaGACACAACAGCTGCAAGGGAGCTCCAGCTCAGGGTTATGTAAGTGCCTGGCCAAAGGGGTGCTCTGAAGGCAGGGGCTGCATAAATCAGTGGAGTCTGAGTGCACAGGAAAAGGATTCATTACAGCAAAGAGAGGGGCACTGGGAaattgctgctctgtgttccaTTCTCCCAGCCTTGGATGGCTCTGTCATTTAAAAGGATTCATTACAGCAAAGAGAGGGGCACTGGGAaattgctgctctgtgctccactCTGCCAGCCTTGGATGGCTCTGTCATTTATTTTGGGGTGTACCCAAAGCACAAAATTACAGAGAGGAAATCAGACATTTAATACAACTCCTAAATTTCCTTTGTGCAGTCAGGggggttgggctctgctcccagggaacagggacacgaggagagggaacagcctcaggctgggccatcAGCAGGAATTTGTCATGGAAAGGTTGTTTAACACTGGAAAGGACTCCCAGGGAGGCctggagtgcccatccctggaggtgtccagggaactcctggatgtggcactcagtgccagggtggggatcaggcacagcctgACTCAATCCACCCTTCTGTTCCCTTCTGTAACTTCCAGGAGTGATGCAGTGAAGGAAACTGGGGACACTGGTTTGGTGTGGCTGCATGCCAGCATCACTCAcccctcctggagctgtgcaggtcTGGGCTGAGGCCTGGAAGACTTTGGGGGGTTCATTCCCCACTTTGGAATAGGTCATCATGGAGGAGGAGCTGAAGCTGTGGCCCCCactgggctggagggacaggtCATCCTACAAAGCAAGGCAGCTCAGTAATGCAGGTGAAAACCTGTGCCTAAGAGTTAGTCCTTATTATTTTATCATGGAAAATATCCCTTCACAACATTAACCCTCCTGGCACCACGTAAAACTTCAGTTTTATCttcaaagaataaaga
This Catharus ustulatus isolate bCatUst1 chromosome 10, bCatUst1.pri.v2, whole genome shotgun sequence DNA region includes the following protein-coding sequences:
- the MLF1 gene encoding myeloid leukemia factor 1 isoform X3, which gives rise to MFGGFGRCFEDDPFFRDPFAAHHEHMRQVMRSFSEPFGRDPLLRLPEGGAAAAGRAPEGRAQGGRALPDSQLALRGSARQDADFGDPFSAMDRMMSNMRNSMLEMHRKFDDLSLQPSGGHSFSSSSMMTYSKVGNEPPKVFQASAQTCTAPGGIKETRKALKDSESGVEKIAIGHHIQDRAHVVRKSRNARTGDEEMNQEFINLDESEADTFNEEWQKEIMKFRPCRSREAVENPRFGSIHYNPRESAPRREKPLGAPGSRMPRDSLETLNVKGTLLPLKGSRK
- the MLF1 gene encoding myeloid leukemia factor 1 isoform X4 codes for the protein MFGGFGRCFEDDPFFRDPFAAHHEHMRQVMRSFSEPFGRDPLLRLPEGGAAAAGRAPEGRAQGGRALPDSQLALRGSARDADFGDPFSAMDRMMSNMRNSMLEMHRKFDDLSLQPSGGHSFSSSSMMTYSKVGNEPPKVFQASAQTCTAPGGIKETRKALKDSESGVEKIAIGHHIQDRAHVVRKSRNARTGDEEMNQEFINLDESEADTFNEEWQKEIMKFRPCRSREAVENPRFGSIHYNPRESAPRREKPLGAPGSRMPRDSLETLNVKGTLLPLKGSRK
- the MLF1 gene encoding myeloid leukemia factor 1 isoform X2 — its product is MFGGFGRCFEDDPFFRDPFAAHHEHMRQVMRSFSEPFGRDPLLRLPEGGAAAAGRAPEGRAQGGRALPDSQLALRGSARAFPGFSLMPFAGFGRGDADFGDPFSAMDRMMSNMRNSMLEMHRKFDDLSLQPSGGHSFSSSSMMTYSKVGNEPPKVFQASAQTCTAPGGIKETRKALKDSESGVEKIAIGHHIQDRAHVVRKSRNARTGDEEMNQEFINLDESEADTFNEEWQKEIMKFRPCRSREAVENPRFGSIHYNPRESAPRREKPLGAPGSRMPRDSLETLNVKGTLLPLKGSRK
- the MLF1 gene encoding myeloid leukemia factor 1 isoform X1, whose product is MFGGFGRCFEDDPFFRDPFAAHHEHMRQVMRSFSEPFGRDPLLRLPEGGAAAAGRAPEGRAQGGRALPDSQLALRGSARAFPGFSLMPFAGFGRGQDADFGDPFSAMDRMMSNMRNSMLEMHRKFDDLSLQPSGGHSFSSSSMMTYSKVGNEPPKVFQASAQTCTAPGGIKETRKALKDSESGVEKIAIGHHIQDRAHVVRKSRNARTGDEEMNQEFINLDESEADTFNEEWQKEIMKFRPCRSREAVENPRFGSIHYNPRESAPRREKPLGAPGSRMPRDSLETLNVKGTLLPLKGSRK